AGAAAGACACCGCCGCGATTCTGAAATTTAAAACAAACTATATAAAGTGCGGGATTTAATATCTTTGTTAAGTTAAAACAAACCACTTTATCAAAGTTTAACACAAACAACAATATAATGGCAACCCAAAATAAATTAGAAATAGCTGACAGCGCCTTTAAAAAATGGAAAAGCGTCAACTTCAAAACCAAGCAGACTTTACTTAAAAAACTTGCTGATCTCCTTGATAAGAATGCCGAGAAGTATGGGCAGAACATCACAAAAGAGATGAATAAGCCCATCTCACAATCAATTGCCGAAATAGAAAAGTGTGCGCTGATGACGAGATATTATGCCGAAGCCGAAAATGTGCTGCAGCCGGAAAAGATTTCCACTGAGTTTCGTATTTCGGAGGTGCATTACGTTCCGATGGGCGTAATTTTGGGCGTGATGCCATGGAACTTCCCGTTCTGGCAGGTATTGCGGTTTGCAGTTCCGGCAGTTCTGGCAGGCAATACAGTTGTGCTGAAGCATGCTTCAATCTGTTTCGGCAGCGGAAAACTGATGGAGAAACTGTTTCTGGATGCTGGATTCCCAAAAGGTATTTTTCAGAACCTCGAAATTGGGCACGCCGAAGTAAAATCGGTATTGGAGAACCCGGTTATTAAAGGCGTAAGTTTAACCGGCAGCGAAAAAGCCGGCGCTGAAGTAGCCTCCATTGCCGGGAAAAACATTAAGAAATCACTTTTGGAACTTGGTGGTAGCGATGCTTTTATCGTTCTGGACGATTCCAACCTAAAAAAAGCAGCAAAAAGCGGTGCAAAAGCCCGGCTCGCCAACTGCGGACAAGCCTGCAACGCCGGAAAAAGGTTTATTATTCAGAAAAACGTGGAGAAAGAATTTCTGCCTCTGTTTATTAGCGAATATCAGAAATACGTGCCCGGCGATCCGATGGATAAATCGACCAAGTTAACCGGAATGGCGCGGCCTGACCTCGCCGACGAACTCGAAAAACAATATAAAAAAGCGCAAAAGCACGGCGCAAAAATTATTCTGCCCTTGAAAA
This window of the Flavobacteriaceae bacterium 3519-10 genome carries:
- a CDS encoding Succinate-semialdehyde dehydrogenase (NAD), encoding MATQNKLEIADSAFKKWKSVNFKTKQTLLKKLADLLDKNAEKYGQNITKEMNKPISQSIAEIEKCALMTRYYAEAENVLQPEKISTEFRISEVHYVPMGVILGVMPWNFPFWQVLRFAVPAVLAGNTVVLKHASICFGSGKLMEKLFLDAGFPKGIFQNLEIGHAEVKSVLENPVIKGVSLTGSEKAGAEVASIAGKNIKKSLLELGGSDAFIVLDDSNLKKAAKSGAKARLANCGQACNAGKRFIIQKNVEKEFLPLFISEYQKYVPGDPMDKSTKLTGMARPDLADELEKQYKKAQKHGAKIILPLKRVSDYEFEPGLIKVKKGNPILQEELFGPLGIVMSAKDDSEALELANDIPFGLGNSVWTKNRKRQKFFSENLESGTVSINKETSSDPRLPFGGAKSSGYGTELSLIALKEFVTAKTIVGN